In the Oceanispirochaeta sp. M1 genome, one interval contains:
- a CDS encoding SIS domain-containing protein, with protein MYSFKELLNLPEEEQINLGTIFTANEIAQQPEIWIKTSQIVIQNRKEIKAFLSKSGVYSENEMNIYLTGAGSSEFVGNAVAPFLQKAFNRPVTSVPTTDFITQPDYYLMNNKKNLVVSIGRSGNSPESVATYNKTKEYNPSAMQVNLCCNKDSEMLRLTEKDENTLNIILPEETNDSSLVMTSSYTSMALALLALPFLDDVAKFEKYTQMASKAAQKILENDTETVRTFICRETDRILYLGTAELKGCAQESRLKSQEMTDGRILSDFNSYLGLRHGPQVFANKTSLVIAYLSSDPKRRLFEIDLLKEMQEKEQGADYLFVCDKKDKAIQSLKGQILEVFPGGDSLPDAFNILPYVLIGQLNGLFKSIQIGHKPDSPSISGTINRVVQDVSIY; from the coding sequence ATGTACAGTTTTAAAGAGTTGCTTAATTTGCCGGAAGAAGAACAAATAAACTTGGGTACTATTTTTACTGCAAATGAAATAGCACAACAACCTGAAATATGGATAAAAACATCTCAGATTGTTATTCAGAATAGAAAGGAGATAAAAGCATTCCTCAGCAAGAGTGGTGTATATTCTGAGAATGAGATGAATATTTATCTGACAGGTGCTGGTTCTTCCGAATTTGTTGGTAATGCGGTGGCCCCCTTCCTGCAAAAAGCATTCAACAGACCTGTTACTTCTGTTCCAACAACAGATTTTATTACCCAACCCGACTATTATTTAATGAATAACAAGAAGAACCTTGTCGTGTCCATTGGCCGCTCAGGGAATTCTCCTGAATCAGTTGCGACATACAATAAAACAAAAGAATATAATCCCTCAGCTATGCAAGTCAACCTTTGTTGTAATAAAGATAGCGAAATGCTTCGGTTAACAGAGAAAGATGAAAATACGTTAAATATTATCCTCCCAGAAGAAACCAATGACAGTTCTTTAGTTATGACCAGCTCATATACCAGTATGGCTTTAGCTTTACTTGCTCTCCCTTTCTTGGATGATGTGGCAAAATTTGAGAAGTATACTCAAATGGCTTCAAAGGCTGCTCAAAAGATACTTGAAAATGACACAGAAACAGTACGTACATTTATATGCCGAGAAACTGATAGAATTCTCTACCTAGGTACAGCAGAACTAAAAGGTTGTGCCCAGGAGTCAAGATTGAAATCTCAGGAAATGACGGACGGAAGAATTTTGTCAGATTTTAATTCTTATCTGGGTTTACGCCATGGTCCGCAGGTATTTGCTAATAAAACTTCACTTGTCATTGCATATTTATCATCTGATCCTAAAAGGCGCTTGTTTGAAATAGATCTTCTAAAGGAAATGCAGGAGAAAGAGCAGGGAGCTGATTATCTTTTTGTTTGCGATAAAAAAGACAAAGCAATCCAGTCTCTCAAAGGTCAGATTCTTGAAGTATTTCCAGGAGGAGACTCCCTTCCCGATGCATTCAATATCCTCCCTTATGTTTTAATCGGACAGTTGAATGGTTTATTTAAAAGTATTCAAATTGGACATAAACCAGACTCTCCCAGCATCTCCGGCACTATAAATCGTGTAGTCCAGGATGTTTCAATCTACTAA
- a CDS encoding SDR family NAD(P)-dependent oxidoreductase: MSKEKVVFITGASAGFGHDTAKELLHRGYKVYATARRLEPMADLKELGARLIKVDVTKDDDVRNAVEQIIREEGRIDIVYGNAGYGTYGNIENISLEEIKYQYDVNLFGQARIIQAVLPHMRKVRNGRIILTASLVSHLSTAGLGWYASTKHALYGMGTALRQEVKGLGIDVVMIHPGAVKTEFANIAVETMDKIDYPDDYRLLMKGFRNNIVNSNETSPGPESTVRAMVTAGTVKKPKTTYDTTRDAKVLKRIKTLLSDRIMDSLVLGMYRKAAAE, translated from the coding sequence ATGAGCAAAGAAAAAGTAGTATTTATCACCGGTGCATCAGCCGGTTTTGGACATGATACGGCAAAAGAACTATTACACAGAGGCTATAAAGTTTACGCCACGGCCCGGCGTCTTGAACCGATGGCAGACCTGAAAGAACTGGGAGCCAGGCTGATCAAGGTAGACGTCACAAAAGATGATGATGTACGGAATGCCGTCGAGCAGATTATCAGGGAAGAAGGCCGCATCGATATTGTCTATGGCAATGCAGGGTACGGTACTTATGGAAACATAGAAAATATATCTCTCGAAGAGATCAAGTACCAGTATGATGTGAATCTATTTGGACAGGCCCGGATCATTCAGGCAGTACTTCCCCATATGAGGAAAGTACGTAATGGCCGGATCATCCTCACGGCGTCTCTGGTCAGCCATCTATCCACGGCGGGTCTGGGCTGGTATGCATCCACAAAACATGCCTTATACGGTATGGGAACAGCTCTCCGGCAGGAAGTGAAGGGCCTGGGAATTGATGTGGTCATGATCCATCCGGGAGCTGTTAAAACGGAATTTGCCAATATAGCCGTTGAGACAATGGACAAAATTGATTACCCCGATGACTACCGCCTGCTGATGAAAGGCTTTAGAAACAATATTGTCAATTCCAATGAGACCAGCCCCGGACCGGAAAGCACCGTCAGGGCCATGGTTACCGCAGGAACAGTCAAAAAACCGAAAACAACATATGACACCACCCGGGATGCAAAGGTACTCAAGAGAATCAAGACTCTCCTGAGTGATAGAATAATGGACAGCCTCGTGCTGGGAATGTACAGAAAGGCCGCGGCTGAGTGA
- a CDS encoding TetR/AcrR family transcriptional regulator, with protein sequence MSWERARTDEQKEVRIREILETTLNLYKSIDYDKITFALIAKENNSARSNIYKYFETKEEIFMEYLSREIASWSTSVCEDYNSGKMNEIKNSLEFARYWFEKFMTYRTMVEILNLLYTTLEKNVSLEALRKIKRSLFKVISELRGVLIHTGVFQGSQAVQDFLEATLSFNMGFFPLLNMTEKQKEAMLLENLPIDESRVENLYIRTLSSFIDSYRQS encoded by the coding sequence ATGAGTTGGGAACGGGCACGAACAGATGAACAGAAAGAAGTCAGAATCCGGGAGATTCTGGAGACGACCCTTAATCTATACAAGAGCATTGATTATGACAAAATAACCTTTGCTCTTATTGCCAAAGAAAATAACTCGGCCCGTTCCAATATTTATAAGTATTTTGAAACTAAAGAAGAGATCTTCATGGAATACCTGAGTAGAGAGATTGCATCCTGGTCGACCAGTGTCTGTGAGGATTATAATTCAGGAAAGATGAATGAGATAAAAAACTCCCTGGAGTTTGCAAGATACTGGTTTGAGAAATTCATGACCTACCGTACCATGGTGGAAATACTGAATCTCTTATATACGACTCTTGAAAAGAACGTATCCCTGGAGGCTCTGAGAAAAATAAAGAGAAGTCTCTTCAAGGTCATTTCCGAGCTGAGGGGGGTTCTCATACACACAGGAGTATTCCAGGGATCACAGGCCGTACAGGATTTCCTGGAAGCGACTCTCTCCTTCAATATGGGCTTCTTTCCCCTTCTCAATATGACAGAGAAGCAGAAGGAGGCCATGTTGCTGGAAAATCTGCCAATTGATGAATCAAGAGTTGAAAACCTCTACATCAGAACCCTA
- a CDS encoding class II D-tagatose-bisphosphate aldolase, non-catalytic subunit, which produces MTAVKEFLHILKENKSGKKVGIYSICSSHPEVIKAGMIQATDDNSILCIESTSNQVDQFGGYTGMTPDMFITYVKGLAEELAFPTDKLLFGGDHLGPNAWQNLTAAEAMMNAKDLISAYVKAGYLKIHLDTSMFCLDDQGDRQNPLSDKVVALRASELCMVAEKTWKKYMEGPSQLHYIIGTEVPVPGGTDGAENEVTATKALDAQSTFAITKKAFIKLGLNEAWKRVVALVVQPGVEFGDENIFQYNREAAKDLSNSIQDFGILIFEAHSTDYQSKENLTHLVEDHFCILKVGPWLTFAYREALFALEEIERKIIDPKKNQLSCFQEVLEKVMIEQPKYWKKYYSGDETEQLFKRCYSFSDRSRYYLNDNRINDSIEKLKVNLNSKGIPLSILSQYMPSQFTAILKGAISNSVDEIIHSKIRDVLKMYSSACGYQ; this is translated from the coding sequence GTGACAGCTGTTAAAGAATTTCTTCACATATTAAAAGAAAATAAATCCGGAAAAAAAGTCGGTATTTACTCAATCTGCAGTTCCCACCCTGAAGTAATTAAAGCCGGAATGATTCAAGCTACAGATGATAATTCTATACTTTGTATTGAATCGACCTCGAATCAGGTTGACCAGTTTGGTGGTTACACAGGTATGACACCGGATATGTTTATCACTTATGTTAAAGGACTTGCAGAAGAGCTTGCATTCCCCACCGATAAGCTACTATTTGGGGGAGATCACCTGGGGCCGAATGCCTGGCAGAACCTTACAGCAGCAGAGGCAATGATGAATGCCAAAGACCTCATTTCCGCTTACGTCAAAGCCGGTTATCTGAAAATCCACCTTGATACAAGTATGTTCTGCTTGGATGATCAGGGAGACAGACAAAATCCTCTATCTGATAAAGTAGTGGCCCTCAGAGCTTCAGAATTATGCATGGTTGCAGAGAAGACCTGGAAGAAATACATGGAAGGTCCTTCACAATTGCATTATATCATTGGAACAGAGGTTCCGGTTCCCGGAGGAACAGACGGAGCAGAAAATGAAGTGACAGCAACAAAAGCTCTAGATGCACAGTCTACATTTGCTATTACAAAGAAAGCCTTTATTAAGCTTGGGCTAAATGAAGCATGGAAGCGAGTTGTTGCATTGGTTGTCCAGCCAGGTGTCGAGTTTGGAGATGAGAATATATTTCAATACAACAGAGAAGCGGCAAAGGATCTGAGTAACTCCATACAAGATTTCGGTATTTTGATATTTGAAGCCCATTCAACAGATTATCAAAGTAAAGAAAACCTAACCCATCTTGTGGAAGATCATTTTTGTATTTTAAAAGTTGGCCCCTGGCTTACATTTGCCTATAGAGAAGCCTTATTTGCTCTGGAAGAAATAGAACGAAAAATCATTGACCCGAAAAAAAATCAACTCTCATGTTTCCAGGAAGTTCTTGAAAAAGTGATGATAGAACAGCCAAAGTATTGGAAAAAATATTATTCTGGTGATGAGACAGAACAACTATTTAAGCGATGTTACAGTTTTAGTGATAGGAGCAGATATTATTTAAATGATAACCGTATAAATGACTCTATCGAGAAACTCAAAGTTAATTTGAATAGTAAAGGAATTCCTTTATCTATTTTAAGCCAATATATGCCTTCTCAATTCACGGCAATACTGAAGGGAGCTATATCGAACTCAGTGGATGAAATTATTCACTCTAAAATAAGAGATGTTCTAAAAATGTACTCCAGTGCATGTGGGTATCAATAA